Within Paenibacillus sp. RUD330, the genomic segment TGATGAGCGAGAAGCCTTCATGCTTGATGCCGGCTTCGATCAGCGCGGTCAGCTGCTTGAGATCGCTGGAGAACGATTGGGCGACGAACGTCGCGCCTGCCGACAGAGCGATTTCGAGCGGCGACAGCACGGATTCGATGGAGCCTTCCGGCGTCGACTTCGTCTTGAAGCCCTCGGCGCTGCGGGGCGACGTCTGCCCCTTCGTCAAGCCGTAGATCTGGTTGTCCATGACGATATACGTCATGTTGACGTTGCGGCGGATCGCATGGACCGTATGGCCCATGCCGATCGCGAAGCCGTCGCCGTCGCCGCCCGAGGCGATGACCGTCAGCTCGCGGTTGGCCAGCTTGACGCCTTGCGCGATCGGGAGTGCCCGGCCATGGATGCCGTGCAGGCCGTAGGCGTTGATGTAGCCCGAGATCCGGCCGGAGCAGCCGATGCCGGAAATGACGGCAAGCTGCTCCGGCTCCAGGCCGACGTTGGCGGCAGCGCGCTGGATCGCCGCCTGGATGGAGAAGTCGCCGCAGCCCGGGCACCAGTTCGGCTTGACGTTGTTGCGGAACTCTTTAAATGTTGCCAACGGGGGTCAACTCCTTTTTGGATGCTTCGTACACTTCGGACGGAAGGAACGGATTGCCGTCGTATTTGAGCACGCTGCGAATTTTGTCCGAGTAGCCGCAGTGCAGCTTGATCTGCGAAGCGAGCTGGGCCGTTGCGTTGTTCTCCAGCACGATGACCTGAGAAGCCTGGTCCAGATAAGGAGACAGCTGATCCGTCGGGAACGGATGGATCTGGCGCACCTGCACATGGTTGGACGCGATGCCGTCCTTCTCCAGGCGCGTGCGGGCCTCATCGATCGTTCCGCCCGTAGACCCCATGCCGATGATCAGCAGGCTCGGCTTCTCATGGGGAGCGTCGACGCGGATCGCCTCCGGAATCTGCAGGGAGGCCAGCTTGCCCAGACGTTTGTCCATCATGCTCTTGCGGTTCGCGGCGCTTTCGGACGGCCTTCCCGTCTCGTCATGCTCGACGCCGGTCACATGATGCAGGCCGCCCTTGTCGCCAGGCAGCGAGCGCGGGGAAACCCCGTCCTCGGTAAGCTCGTAACGCTTGAACAGCTGATGCTGCTCCAGCTCCGGCAGCTCGCGCTGCAGCTTGCCGCGGCGGATCTCGATGCGGTCATAATCGATCGGCTCGCAGCTTTGCTTGCCGAGGGACAGCTGCAGATCCGTCATGACGATGACCGGCACCTGGTATTCCTCCGAGATATTGAATGCCTCCACCATGTCGTAGAAGCAGTCCTCGATGGATGCAGGCGCGATGACGACCTTCGGAATCTCGCCATGCGTGCCGTAGACCATCGCATTGAGGTCGGATTGCTCCTGCTTCGTCGGCAGTCCCGTCGAAGGTCCTCCGCGCTGCGTATCCACGATGACGAGCGGCTGCTCGGTCATTCCGGCGAGGCCGATCGCCTCCATCATGAGGGACAAGCCTGGGCCTGCGGATGCCGTCATCGTGCGCACGCCGGCATAATTTGCCCCGATCGCCATCGTCACCGCCGCAATCTCGTCCTCCGTCTGGACAACCGTGCCGCCGAACTTAGGCAGCTTCTTGATCAGGTACTCCATGATCTCGGATGCCGGCGTGATCGGATACGCGCTCATGAGCCGGCAGCCCGCCGCAACCGAGCCGAGGCCGATCGCTTCATTGCCGATCATGAACAGCTTCTGCTTGCCGTCGGCCGGTTCGAGAGCGAACTC encodes:
- a CDS encoding 2-oxoacid:ferredoxin oxidoreductase subunit beta produces the protein MATFKEFRNNVKPNWCPGCGDFSIQAAIQRAAANVGLEPEQLAVISGIGCSGRISGYINAYGLHGIHGRALPIAQGVKLANRELTVIASGGDGDGFAIGMGHTVHAIRRNVNMTYIVMDNQIYGLTKGQTSPRSAEGFKTKSTPEGSIESVLSPLEIALSAGATFVAQSFSSDLKQLTALIEAGIKHEGFSLINVFSPCVTFNKVNTYDWFKENIVNLDGEAGEGYDPSNRLAAMTKIMETNGLVTGLVYQDTKRRSYENLVSGFAEEGLANQDLKLSRDEFDKLLKDFV
- a CDS encoding 2-oxoacid:acceptor oxidoreductase subunit alpha, whose amino-acid sequence is MISQLSWKIGGQQGEGVESTDRIFSTALNRLGYYLYGYRHFSSRIKGGHTNNKIRISTSPIRAISDDLDILVAFDQESIDLNAPELRPGGVVVADAKFNPALPEGSDARLFAVPITSIAEDLGTSLMKNMVASGASWALLGLPLEVFNKAVEEEFGRKGPAIVEKNVEAVKRGAEFVLEQAGGPLEEFALEPADGKQKLFMIGNEAIGLGSVAAGCRLMSAYPITPASEIMEYLIKKLPKFGGTVVQTEDEIAAVTMAIGANYAGVRTMTASAGPGLSLMMEAIGLAGMTEQPLVIVDTQRGGPSTGLPTKQEQSDLNAMVYGTHGEIPKVVIAPASIEDCFYDMVEAFNISEEYQVPVIVMTDLQLSLGKQSCEPIDYDRIEIRRGKLQRELPELEQHQLFKRYELTEDGVSPRSLPGDKGGLHHVTGVEHDETGRPSESAANRKSMMDKRLGKLASLQIPEAIRVDAPHEKPSLLIIGMGSTGGTIDEARTRLEKDGIASNHVQVRQIHPFPTDQLSPYLDQASQVIVLENNATAQLASQIKLHCGYSDKIRSVLKYDGNPFLPSEVYEASKKELTPVGNI